The genome window TCTCGCAAAGGAGGTAAGCCAGATAACAGATAAACTTATAGAAAAAACAATTAGAAACTTAAAAAGAATTCAGAAAATTCTCCAGCAGATAAGCCGAGAGTTTATAGATTATGAAATAGAGGTAAGTATTAGTATAGCTTATGGTAAAAATGCTTATAAAATTGCCAAGTATGGTCTATCTAAGATAAGCGAAATTAATACAGATTTCATAATAGCAAATGAGCTGGAAGAAAAAATTAAAACAGAGGCAAAAAGAAATCTAAAAACCTTAAGTTTAATAAAATATGCAGTTGAGAATGAAGGAATTCTTCTTTACCTGCAACCTATTATTGATAACCATACAGGGAATATTTCAAAATATGAAGCCCTTGTAAGAATAAAAGATAAAGATGGGAATATTCTGTCTCCATTTTCATTTTTAGATATAGCCAAGAAAACCAAATATTATCCAGAGTTTACTTTTTCAGTAATGAGGCAGACTTTTAATATTTTAGAAATTATTGATACCCAGATTAGTATAAATCTATCTGTAATAGATATAGAAAAAGAGCATATCCGTAACGAAATCCTTAAACTTATTGAAGAAAATAGGAACAAAGCAGATAAAATAACCTTTGAGTTATTAGAGGAAGATGTAAAAGATTTTTCTGTGATTGAAGATTTTATAAAAATAATTAAATCTTTTGGAATTCAGATAGCTATAGATGACTTTGGTAGTGGCTATTCTAATTTTGAGAGATTATTAGATTATCAACCTGATATTCTTAAAATAGATGGTAGCCTCGTAAAAAATATTGAAAATGATAAATTTTCCAGAAACCTGGTGGAAACAATAGTTTCCTTTGCTAAAAAACAAAACTTACAAACTATCGCAGAGTTTGTGGAAAATGATAATATTTATAGAATTCTAAAAGATATAGGTGTGGACTATTCTCAGGGATATTATTTTGGAAAGCCAGAACCTTATGAGGATATAGTCTATAGATTTATTACTTAAAATCGGGAGAGGAGAATGGAAAGAAAAGGCAGTATCCTTGTAGTTGAAGACTCAAAAACTATGAATAATATAATAAGCAAAAAATTAAATGACCTTGGATTTGCTGTCCATAATGCTTTTTCACTGAAAGAAGCCGATAGATATCTTAGCCATAATAAATATGACCTTATTATTTTAGACCTACATCTTCCTGATGGGGAAGGCTCTGATTTGATAATGGATATACGCTCAATAACAGACACAAAAATAATTGTTCTTACTTCCCTGAAAGATGAGTATCTTAGAGATGAACTATTTAAATATGGAATTTTAGATTACATTGTAAAAGATAAAAATCTCCAATACTCCCTTGAAGAGATAATAAAAATTATCAAACATATTCAGGAGAAAGATAAAGACAGAGTTTTAATTATTGATGATTCCCGTTTTGTGTGTAAACAGGTCAAAAGAGTTTTAGAACCAAGAAACTACATAGTTGATACAGCCTTCACAGGTAAAGAAGGTCTTCAAAAACTTAAAGAAGAAAATTACAGTCTTATTGTCCTTGACATGGAGCTTCCGGATATTCATGGAACAGAGCTTTTACAGTATATAAGGGAGGATGAAAAATTAATTAAACTTCCTGTTCTCGTTCTTTCAGGAACGGCAGATGCGGAAACAGTTAGATATATACTGAAAAATGGTGCCAGTGATTATTTAAGAAAGCCATTTATTTTTGAGGAGTTTCTGCTTAGAGTTGATTTATGGGTTGATTATTACAAGCAAAGTAAGGAATTAGACTATAAAACCCAGCAGTTAGAAGAACTAAACAAACATCTTGAAGAAAGGGTAAAAGAAGAAACCCAGAAAAATCTTGAAAAAGATAGACTTCTTTTTGCCCAGTCCCGACTGGCTGAGATGGGAGAGATGATGAGTGCTATAGCACACCAGTGGAAACAGCCTTTAAACTCCTTGTCAGCATTGCTTAGCAGAACGTATATCAAATACCAGATGAATAATAATTCCATTGATAAAGAAGCTATGGATTACTGTTTTGAGAATGCAAACCTTCAGATACAGGATATGTCTGAAACAATTAACAATTTTATGAACTTTTTCAAACCAGATAAGAAAAAAGAGATATTTAATCTCTATGATAAAATTAGAAAAACTATAAAATTGATAAAACCTCTGCTTACTTCACACAATATAGAATTAGAGATTGATATTGACAAATCCGTTTACATAGAAGGATATCCAAATGAGTTTGGCCAGATAATACTGAATATGCTGACCAATGCAAAGGATATCTTCTTAGAAAGAAATATAAAGGATAGAAAAATCAAGATATACTCCTCTCAGGATAAGTATTCTGTTCGCATATTTGTGGAGGATACAGCAGGGGGAATTCCTGAGGATATAAAAGACAGAATATTTGAACCTTATTTCACTACCAGAAAAGCCCAGGGCACAGGTCTTGGTCTTTATATTAGCAAACTCATCATAGAAAACTATATGAATGGACAACTGTCTGTAGAAAATACCAAAAACGGAGCTCGCTTTGAAATAAGATTGCCAAGAATAGCCAACACTCTCAAAAGCCCAGAAGTAGCTTATCTAAGCAAATAATCCTTCAGGATTTTTGCGTGGTCAAAGACCAACTTGTCAAAGGGGATTTCTTCCAGTTTGAAAACCTTTACCTCTTTGGCATCACTGCTGGCTTTAGGCTGGCCGTAAGCTTTGCATACAAAAGTGATTGATACAGCGTGAAATCTTGGGTCTCTCTTAGGGTCAGAATAAACACCAAGCAGTCTGATAATCTCCACATCAAGACTGGTTTCCTCTTTCATTTCCCTGACCAAAGCCTGTTCTACCGTTTCCCCTATATCAACAAAACCACCGGGAATAGCAAGTCCCAGAGGGGGATTTTTTCTTTCTATCAGCACTATCCCTTTAAAATTATCATTCTCATCAAAAAGCTGGATTATTCCATCAACTGCAATAAATGGTGTCTGTATAGCCATTTATCTATCTTCCCTCACAATTGAGATATTTTTAAACTCATCTTTTAGTTCAAGTATATCCAGTATTTTATCAAGTATTTCAGGTGGATTAATCAGTGTAATATCAATGCCATCTTTCAATAAAGTATACATAAACTTTACAGCCTCACTATCCACTAATTTTGAATATGTAAGGTCAATCACAACTTTATCAATATTTTCTAAATTTAGCAGACCTTCTATCTTTTTAACCGCTGGATAATTAAAATCCTCGTTGAACTTTATAATAAGCTGATTTTCTTTTTTTGTATATTCCATTTAGATTACCTTCTTGTATTCTGAATAAACCTTTCTTTTTATTTTTTTAGCCATCGGAGAAAATACATTTATATACCTGAAATCAATCGGTTCTGTTATTTTTTGCATCCGGAGAAAATCCTGCTCCTTATGAAACAGTGGCATTAATCCTGCAAAGATATATCCGTTTTCCCTTAGTAATTTTACAGCCTTTTTTGTGTAAGGCTTGTGTAAAGGTAGGTCTATATATATGCCTTTTATCTCTTTTTCAACAAGAGCTTTTTCTTTTTCTTTTATCCTGAACACAAAATCCTGTCCGTATTCGTCAACGATAATAACAGCATTTTGTAGTTTGTAGTTTATATTCAGTCTAAGTCTGGATTTCTCAGGAAGATTAATTTTATGTTTTAAAGGAAGATTTTCAACTTCTATTCCCAGATTTTGATAAATCTGCTTTAGTATCTTGCTGTATTCCACAGGTAAATAAAGCTGAACTTTTTTCCTTTCAACAAGTGGCAGAAAATCTATAACAACAGAAATTCTTTGTTTTGCCTGTTTAAATCCTTTGTATTCTGCATAAGGGAAAAATCCGAGAACCAGTGCCGTGGATTTAAAGCCATATTTTGCGTTTACCTTCTGGCTTATTGTGTGAACTGTTACTGCTTCTCCAAACAGGCCTAAAAGACCTTTGCTTTTTGCCATATCAATCAGGGCTTTCATCATCATTTTCATTATTCCTTTTCCCCTGTGTTTTGGGGAAACAACAACCTCGCCAACCTCTCCGATATTCGAGCCTGTAGAACGGATTACTGCAAAATACCCAACGGCTTCACCTTTATCTGTTCTGACTATCACACCAAATTTTTTGCCTTCTCTAAGGGCTTTTACAATTCTGTCTGGGTAATACATATCTTCTTTTGGATAGGTATATCCATAGGAGCGGTATATCAATCTGGCTATGTCCTCGGCATCATTTTCTGTAACAGGGGCTATCTGGTAGCTTACGGCTTTTTCCGGTTCTTTATGAAGAACTTCTCTGGTAAATAGCTGGGTTATATGTTTGTGTTTTATATTTTTGACTATTCGGAACTCTTTCCCTGCTCTACCTTTATAGATATAAACAAAATGGTCAACAAGGGATTTTATTAGCTTAAATCCAGCACCTTCAAAGTTGTTTTCTTTTTTTACTTTTTCAACAGAGTATTTATGTCTTTCAGGGTCAAATGGTTCTCCAAGCTCCTGCAGGATAATTTCAAGTTCAGACAGATTACTTTTGAAAAAAATATCAAAGGTGGCTTCTTCTTCAAAAGCAAATAAAACCACATCAGTGATTAATTCATCCACTGCCGTAGCCAGCTCAACTGCTTCCTGCTCTTCAAGACCAGAGTTCAAAGCCCATCTATAAGTAAAATCAACAACAGGCTGGATGATTTTAATTTTGTTTGGCAGTTTCATTTGAGTGTCCATTTTATTCTCCTAAACTACTTTATATCTGCCAGTATCCCCTTGAGTAATAAAGTTTTTTATTGCCTCAACTGTGCAGTTTTTTATTCTGTCAATGGCAGTTTTCGTGTAATATGCAATATGAGGTGTAATGATTACATTGTCTAAGCTGTTTAGCTTTAGAATTTTCAAATTTTTAGGGCTTCCTTTTCCTTCTTCATATTTTTCAAGTATTAAAATATCCTCTTCCTCAAAAACATCCAGTCCAGCTGCGGAGATTTTTCCTTCTATTACTGCCTGATAAAGATGGTCGGTATTTACTACTTTTCCTCTGGAGGTGTTTATTAGGATTACTCCATCTTTCATTTTGTTTATTGTTTCAGAATTTATTAAGTGATAGGTCTGAGGCGTATATGGAACGTGCAATGAGATGATATCACTGTTTTTAAACAACTCTTCAAGGGAAACATATTTAACCCCTAAATCTTTAAGCTGGGGATTTTCTTTTATATCATAAGCAAAAATCTCCTTAAAAAATACCTGTGCTATTTTTGCAACTTCTGCTCCTATTCTGCCTGTTCCAATGATACCTATACTTTTCTCAAACAAATCTTCTGCCAGTATATCTAATTCTTGCTTATAGTTGATATGAGAGGTTCTGTTATTTATCTTTTTTAATTTTCTGATTAAAGATAGTATCAGGGCAAAAGTATGTTCAGCTATTGACTTTGGCGAATAGGCAGGCATGTGTGCTACTTGAATACCATTTTTACGGCAATATTCAAGGTCTATATGGTCAACTCCTGCAGAGCGGGTAACAATCAGTTTGAGATTTTTTAATTGAGACAGGATTTTTTCGTCTAACTTATCAAAAACAAAAACTGAGAGGATATCTACATTTTTAATCTGGTTCAAAGGTATTTTGTCAATGGTCTGGTTATAAATAATGGGTTTATAAGCAGACAGTTCCTTTCTGAAATATTCCTCTTCTTCAGGTTTTGCACTGGTGAAAACTATATTCATGGCAGACCTCCTGTTTGAAAGATTTACATTAATTAAAAGTAAAACCTATGCCGAATAAATACAAATAGCAAAATTAGAAATAGCATTATAAATAAAAGAGGGAGGTGTAAAACATGGTGTCAGATGTGTGGGGAGTTATTCAAACCTATCTTGCTGCCTACGGTCTAAAGGTTATAGCAGCAATTATTATTTTCATCGTAGGTAGAATTGTAGCAGGATGGCTTACTACTCTTGTAAGAAAACTAATGGAAAGAGCCAGCTGGGATGTTACCTTATCAAAATTTTTAGGAGATGTAACCTATGGTATTCTCCTTGTTATCGTTATTATTCTGTCTTTAGGTGCTCTTGGTGTTGATACATCAACATTTGTTGCCATTCTTGGTGCTGCCACATTAGCTATTGGTTTTGCCCTTAAAGACCAGCTTTCAAACTTTGGGGCAGGTTTTCTTTTATTATTGTTTAGACCATTTGAAGTGGGACATTTCATTGAGGCTGCTGGAACTTCGGGAGTTGTTGAGGAAATAGGTATGTTCACAACAAAACTTAGAACAGGGGACAATAAACTGGTTTATGTAGCTAACTCTAATGTTATAGGTGGAAATATAGTTAACTATTCTGCAAAAGACACACGAAGAATTGACCTTACAATAGGTGTTAGCTATGAGGATGACCTGCAAAAAGTAAAAGAGGAGATATGGAACATTCTTAATAGCGATGAAAGAATTCTCAAAGACCCTGCTCCTACCGTAGCTGTTGCAGAGCTTGCAGATAGCAGTGTTAATTTTGTTGTAAGACCATGGGTTAAATCAGGTGATTACTGGCCTGTTTACTTTGACCTGCTGGAAAAGATTAAAACCAGATTTGATGAAGTTGGTATCTCAATACCATATCCTCAGATGGATGTTCATCTGAAAAAAGAGGATTAACAGAAGGCCGCCCTTAAGGGCGGCTTTTTTATTTTTTATTTGATACTAAAGCTGATACCTTGTTCTCAAATAAATCTTTCACAATTTTCAGGACAAAAGCGTTCTTCATCCCTGAAAAATCCTTTAAATATCTTTTTCTTGTAAGTATATAAACCCTTTCAGAACTATCTAAAAATAGAGAAATTTCATTTTTCTTTAAAGGTTTTATATGTTTTCGCAGGTAAAATACAAAAGCAGGATTAAAATTACGGTAGTATCTTACAGGTTTATCCTTTTCTATCAAAGGTATCATCTGCATAACAGGATTTCTTTTATCAACTGGCGGAAATGCTTTGTAAAAAAATATAAAACTCATAAATATTGAAAATACAGACAGGGATAGCACTGATAAAACCAAATTTCTTTTTAAAGCAAAAATAAATGCAAAGATACCGCCGACAGTCAAGATAATAAACCAGAGTGATAAATAAGAAAGGTCTTTTATGGCAGGCTCATTTTTTATTCCAAAATAAAGACCTATAACAATGGCTATGCTCAGGAGAATATATATCACGATACTTGCCAGGATTGATTTTAATTTTGATAAATGAATTTGTGTAAGATAATAACCCAGAATTATTGCAAGTGGAGGGTACGCAGGCACTGTATAATTAGGAAGTTTTGTTTTGGAAATGGCAAAAAATCCCACATATACAGCTGCAAAAATTAGTGAAAATAGCAGAATATCTTTACTTTTGTCTTTCCATACCCTTTTCAAAGCCTGAATAATAAAAATAGAAAAAGGCAGCAGTCCAAGAAAAACAAATAAAAATGTGACTAAAAATATTCCCCCGTGCCCTTCCATAGGGGCAGAAAATCTATGGATATTATGCTTAAAGATAAAATCATAAACCCATTTTCCATCGGTTTTTATATAGACAGCAACATACCACGGCAAAGATAC of Persephonella sp. IF05-L8 contains these proteins:
- a CDS encoding NUDIX hydrolase, with translation MAIQTPFIAVDGIIQLFDENDNFKGIVLIERKNPPLGLAIPGGFVDIGETVEQALVREMKEETSLDVEIIRLLGVYSDPKRDPRFHAVSITFVCKAYGQPKASSDAKEVKVFKLEEIPFDKLVFDHAKILKDYLLR
- a CDS encoding EAL domain-containing protein — its product is MIPETKKIKVLYIEDDQRVRETTLLLLKEFFNKILTASNGDEGLKIYHKEKIDLIITDINMPVMSGLEMVSKIREKDKDIPIIVLTAHSETDYLIQSIKLGVDGYILKPIDLNQFLEVIKKVLEKITLKKELEKNIYLLKQYQKAVDELFIVSKTNSKGIITYVNKKFCDISKYSEEELIGKPHNIVRHPDVPKQFFDDLWKTIKKEKRKWKGIVKNKAKDGSTYYVDTIITPILDKEGNVVEFLSIRKDVSNIINPRKKLENMFITSENFLVAIINVDNFKYIESLLDFKSLQEVEEKIIKIIIQNIPEECNFNEVINVGDGEFVLAKEVSQITDKLIEKTIRNLKRIQKILQQISREFIDYEIEVSISIAYGKNAYKIAKYGLSKISEINTDFIIANELEEKIKTEAKRNLKTLSLIKYAVENEGILLYLQPIIDNHTGNISKYEALVRIKDKDGNILSPFSFLDIAKKTKYYPEFTFSVMRQTFNILEIIDTQISINLSVIDIEKEHIRNEILKLIEENRNKADKITFELLEEDVKDFSVIEDFIKIIKSFGIQIAIDDFGSGYSNFERLLDYQPDILKIDGSLVKNIENDKFSRNLVETIVSFAKKQNLQTIAEFVENDNIYRILKDIGVDYSQGYYFGKPEPYEDIVYRFIT
- a CDS encoding glycosyltransferase family 39 protein translates to MNERKNLFVYIFVFIAAILVFSANIGGLSIYSLDEAKNSECAREMLERGDLIVPTFNYELRTDKPPVHYYFMMIAYKLFGVNEFSARFFSAVFGALTVLITFLFARRYLGEKVAFMTFIVLVSSLHTSVQFHMAVPDPYLIFWINAALFSFFVGFKEKKSIFIYLFYIFMGLGVLTKGPVAIVLPSAIILIYLFLIRNLNLGSIKFLRPIKGFLITLAVSLPWYVAVYIKTDGKWVYDFIFKHNIHRFSAPMEGHGGIFLVTFLFVFLGLLPFSIFIIQALKRVWKDKSKDILLFSLIFAAVYVGFFAISKTKLPNYTVPAYPPLAIILGYYLTQIHLSKLKSILASIVIYILLSIAIVIGLYFGIKNEPAIKDLSYLSLWFIILTVGGIFAFIFALKRNLVLSVLSLSVFSIFMSFIFFYKAFPPVDKRNPVMQMIPLIEKDKPVRYYRNFNPAFVFYLRKHIKPLKKNEISLFLDSSERVYILTRKRYLKDFSGMKNAFVLKIVKDLFENKVSALVSNKK
- a CDS encoding NAD(P)-dependent oxidoreductase; amino-acid sequence: MNIVFTSAKPEEEEYFRKELSAYKPIIYNQTIDKIPLNQIKNVDILSVFVFDKLDEKILSQLKNLKLIVTRSAGVDHIDLEYCRKNGIQVAHMPAYSPKSIAEHTFALILSLIRKLKKINNRTSHINYKQELDILAEDLFEKSIGIIGTGRIGAEVAKIAQVFFKEIFAYDIKENPQLKDLGVKYVSLEELFKNSDIISLHVPYTPQTYHLINSETINKMKDGVILINTSRGKVVNTDHLYQAVIEGKISAAGLDVFEEEDILILEKYEEGKGSPKNLKILKLNSLDNVIITPHIAYYTKTAIDRIKNCTVEAIKNFITQGDTGRYKVV
- a CDS encoding GNAT family N-acetyltransferase, which encodes MDTQMKLPNKIKIIQPVVDFTYRWALNSGLEEQEAVELATAVDELITDVVLFAFEEEATFDIFFKSNLSELEIILQELGEPFDPERHKYSVEKVKKENNFEGAGFKLIKSLVDHFVYIYKGRAGKEFRIVKNIKHKHITQLFTREVLHKEPEKAVSYQIAPVTENDAEDIARLIYRSYGYTYPKEDMYYPDRIVKALREGKKFGVIVRTDKGEAVGYFAVIRSTGSNIGEVGEVVVSPKHRGKGIMKMMMKALIDMAKSKGLLGLFGEAVTVHTISQKVNAKYGFKSTALVLGFFPYAEYKGFKQAKQRISVVIDFLPLVERKKVQLYLPVEYSKILKQIYQNLGIEVENLPLKHKINLPEKSRLRLNINYKLQNAVIIVDEYGQDFVFRIKEKEKALVEKEIKGIYIDLPLHKPYTKKAVKLLRENGYIFAGLMPLFHKEQDFLRMQKITEPIDFRYINVFSPMAKKIKRKVYSEYKKVI
- a CDS encoding mechanosensitive ion channel domain-containing protein; its protein translation is MVSDVWGVIQTYLAAYGLKVIAAIIIFIVGRIVAGWLTTLVRKLMERASWDVTLSKFLGDVTYGILLVIVIILSLGALGVDTSTFVAILGAATLAIGFALKDQLSNFGAGFLLLLFRPFEVGHFIEAAGTSGVVEEIGMFTTKLRTGDNKLVYVANSNVIGGNIVNYSAKDTRRIDLTIGVSYEDDLQKVKEEIWNILNSDERILKDPAPTVAVAELADSSVNFVVRPWVKSGDYWPVYFDLLEKIKTRFDEVGISIPYPQMDVHLKKED
- a CDS encoding response regulator, translating into MERKGSILVVEDSKTMNNIISKKLNDLGFAVHNAFSLKEADRYLSHNKYDLIILDLHLPDGEGSDLIMDIRSITDTKIIVLTSLKDEYLRDELFKYGILDYIVKDKNLQYSLEEIIKIIKHIQEKDKDRVLIIDDSRFVCKQVKRVLEPRNYIVDTAFTGKEGLQKLKEENYSLIVLDMELPDIHGTELLQYIREDEKLIKLPVLVLSGTADAETVRYILKNGASDYLRKPFIFEEFLLRVDLWVDYYKQSKELDYKTQQLEELNKHLEERVKEETQKNLEKDRLLFAQSRLAEMGEMMSAIAHQWKQPLNSLSALLSRTYIKYQMNNNSIDKEAMDYCFENANLQIQDMSETINNFMNFFKPDKKKEIFNLYDKIRKTIKLIKPLLTSHNIELEIDIDKSVYIEGYPNEFGQIILNMLTNAKDIFLERNIKDRKIKIYSSQDKYSVRIFVEDTAGGIPEDIKDRIFEPYFTTRKAQGTGLGLYISKLIIENYMNGQLSVENTKNGARFEIRLPRIANTLKSPEVAYLSK